The following proteins are co-located in the Microvirga ossetica genome:
- a CDS encoding adenylate/guanylate cyclase domain-containing protein, with amino-acid sequence MATAWVERRLVAILAADVVGYSHLVEMDEAGTLAALKALRREVIDPLLAEHHGRIVKLMGDGALAEFGSVVDAVACAVAVQKGVADRQDGVLPERRIVFRIGINLGDVVVEGDDLLGDGVNIAARLEQICEPGGVLISGTAYDHLQGKIDLLIEFAGEQRVKNIERPIRTYRIRRGTSLPGVLSFRLLTRRGLAAAAAILLLTGGAVGWWLWPAAPAYASKPSIAVLPFNNLGGDEATTRLADGITEDIITDLARFPEFEVVSRNSTGIYRGKAVDVRQVGKDLGVGYVLEGSFQREGERLRATVQLIDAKTGTHLWSNRWDRAVEEVFALQTDLAEQVANRLGSGAGLIQEAGRKAAKRKRPDNLGAYELYLLGTERLEQSTKDSNDDAVRLLRQAVTLDPTLARAWIELSWAYLGTVGFGADETTGRRAARDAAERAVALDPSDAEAHAAMGNAFGQAGDFVRAEAEYEESLRLNPGSAEILTFYAGWASSFGKPERGAEAADRAIRLNPHHLPWHASQFSYAYFNAGRYDDALHMIERRTPDQWSRGFSVRRAAVFAALGRIDEANAAVAETLKRFPGITIQGYVSTPDWSEAERQRLIETMRKAGFPACAPPETLAKLVKPVSLPECTQPRAAN; translated from the coding sequence ATGGCGACAGCATGGGTTGAGCGCCGGTTGGTGGCGATCCTGGCGGCGGACGTCGTCGGGTACTCCCATCTCGTGGAAATGGACGAAGCCGGGACCCTTGCTGCCCTAAAAGCCTTGCGGCGCGAGGTCATCGATCCGCTCCTGGCCGAGCATCACGGCCGCATCGTCAAGCTGATGGGCGACGGAGCGCTCGCCGAGTTCGGCTCGGTGGTGGACGCGGTGGCCTGTGCCGTGGCGGTGCAGAAGGGAGTGGCGGATCGCCAGGATGGCGTCCTGCCAGAGCGCCGGATCGTCTTCCGCATCGGGATCAACCTTGGCGATGTCGTGGTTGAGGGGGACGACCTGCTCGGCGACGGTGTGAACATCGCGGCGCGGCTGGAACAGATCTGCGAACCCGGCGGTGTGCTGATCTCCGGCACGGCCTATGACCACCTTCAGGGCAAGATCGACCTGCTGATCGAGTTTGCGGGCGAGCAGCGGGTCAAGAACATCGAGCGCCCGATCCGGACATACCGGATCCGACGCGGGACATCATTGCCAGGAGTGCTTTCCTTCAGATTGCTGACACGGCGCGGGCTCGCTGCGGCCGCCGCCATCCTGCTGCTCACAGGGGGCGCCGTGGGCTGGTGGCTCTGGCCTGCCGCGCCCGCCTATGCCAGCAAACCGTCCATCGCGGTGCTGCCGTTCAACAATCTCGGTGGCGACGAGGCCACGACCCGTCTGGCCGATGGAATCACCGAGGACATCATCACCGATCTTGCCCGCTTTCCCGAATTCGAGGTCGTCTCCCGCAACTCGACCGGGATCTACAGGGGCAAGGCCGTGGATGTGCGTCAGGTCGGAAAGGACCTTGGGGTCGGCTACGTGCTGGAGGGCTCCTTCCAGCGTGAGGGTGAGCGCCTGCGCGCGACCGTGCAGCTCATCGACGCGAAGACCGGAACCCACCTCTGGTCGAACCGGTGGGACCGCGCGGTCGAGGAAGTGTTTGCTTTGCAGACCGACCTTGCCGAGCAGGTCGCCAACCGGCTCGGCAGCGGGGCGGGGCTCATCCAGGAAGCGGGGCGCAAGGCGGCGAAGCGCAAGCGGCCCGACAACCTTGGCGCGTATGAGCTTTACCTGCTCGGCACGGAAAGGCTCGAGCAGTCCACCAAGGACAGCAACGATGATGCCGTCCGGCTGCTCAGGCAGGCCGTGACGCTGGACCCGACACTCGCTCGGGCCTGGATCGAGCTCTCCTGGGCCTATCTCGGCACGGTCGGTTTCGGTGCGGACGAGACCACGGGGCGGCGTGCAGCACGCGATGCAGCCGAGCGCGCTGTGGCGCTCGACCCCAGCGATGCGGAGGCGCATGCGGCCATGGGTAACGCCTTCGGTCAGGCGGGTGACTTCGTGCGGGCCGAGGCCGAGTACGAGGAGTCGCTTCGTCTCAATCCGGGCTCGGCGGAGATCCTGACCTTCTACGCCGGCTGGGCCAGCAGCTTCGGCAAGCCGGAGCGCGGCGCCGAGGCCGCCGACCGGGCCATCCGGCTCAACCCGCACCACCTGCCATGGCACGCGAGCCAATTCAGCTATGCCTACTTCAATGCGGGGCGATATGACGATGCGTTGCACATGATCGAGCGGCGGACGCCGGATCAGTGGAGCCGCGGCTTTTCGGTTCGGCGAGCCGCGGTGTTCGCTGCCCTCGGCCGGATAGACGAGGCGAATGCCGCCGTCGCGGAGACGCTCAAGCGCTTCCCAGGCATCACGATCCAGGGCTATGTCAGCACGCCGGACTGGAGCGAGGCCGAGCGCCAGCGCCTCATCGAGACGATGCGCAAAGCCGGCTTTCCCGCCTGCGCGCCGCCCGAGACGTTGGCGAAGCTGGTCAAGCCCGTCAGCCTTCCCGAATGCACGCAGCCAAGAGCTGCGAACTAG
- a CDS encoding succinylglutamate desuccinylase/aspartoacylase family protein: MSALPILRTGKARIEQGFVRPYPDLELPFGIIEGAQDGPCLLVTAGVHGSEFCSIEAALRLLKLPPEEIRGTLLVLPILNVQGFRKRSIYVVPEDGKNLNRVFPGHVDGTASERLAAWLVGSVFPLANAYLDLHGGDLNEELMPFSIFTRGDERAEAIARAFGLPIIVSSRGTGRTISAAAELGVPGIIAEVSGNGLWNDESVAMLTAGIHQVMHMLGMRGTAPEPAASSIVTMTVPCSAVQGLWYPRHQLGDKVATDQSVGEVRDVFGNVLSTITSPVDGFVLYQLTSLSVNEGEALIGIAAAV; this comes from the coding sequence ATGAGCGCGCTCCCCATCCTCCGCACCGGCAAGGCACGCATTGAGCAGGGTTTCGTCCGTCCATATCCCGATCTCGAGCTGCCGTTTGGAATCATCGAAGGCGCGCAGGATGGACCGTGTCTTCTCGTGACGGCTGGCGTACACGGCTCCGAATTCTGTTCCATAGAGGCGGCGCTCCGCCTTCTCAAACTCCCGCCGGAGGAGATCCGGGGAACGCTGCTTGTGCTCCCGATCCTCAATGTCCAGGGCTTCCGCAAGCGCAGCATCTATGTGGTGCCGGAGGACGGCAAAAATCTCAACCGCGTCTTTCCCGGCCATGTCGACGGCACTGCAAGTGAACGCCTGGCGGCTTGGCTGGTCGGATCGGTATTCCCGCTGGCCAACGCCTATCTCGATCTCCATGGCGGCGATCTTAACGAAGAACTGATGCCTTTCTCGATTTTTACCCGCGGCGACGAGCGCGCGGAAGCCATAGCCCGGGCCTTCGGCCTGCCGATCATCGTGTCGAGCCGCGGCACGGGCCGGACAATCTCGGCGGCCGCGGAACTGGGCGTGCCGGGAATCATTGCCGAAGTGAGTGGCAACGGCCTGTGGAATGACGAGAGTGTCGCTATGCTTACGGCAGGCATACATCAGGTCATGCACATGCTTGGCATGAGGGGAACAGCCCCCGAACCTGCTGCCTCTTCCATCGTGACGATGACCGTTCCGTGCTCTGCGGTCCAGGGTCTATGGTATCCCCGACACCAACTGGGGGATAAAGTCGCAACAGACCAATCCGTAGGCGAAGTTCGTGACGTGTTCGGCAATGTTCTCAGTACAATCACGTCTCCAGTGGACGGCTTTGTACTCTACCAGTTGACGAGTCTGTCGGTGAACGAGGGCGAGGCGCTAATCGGCATTGCCGCAGCGGTCTAA
- a CDS encoding ABC transporter ATP-binding protein: MSTPGDILLRAQSLRKSFSLQRTLQDVLQRRPKRLLRAVNGVSFDVRRGETLGIVGESGCGKSTLARCLVRLHEPDSGTLTFNEQDVLALSGPERRTYNRRVQMIFQDPYSSLNPRLTVRQCLAEALSVHRIVPASEINARVDRLLDLVHLPREAADRYPHEFSGGQRQRIGIARALAVEPEIIIADEPVSALDVSVQAQIVNLLLELQNELGLALIFITHDLRLVHHIAHRIAVMYLGAIMEIGPTEDIFASARHPYTRALLAAVPRLVPGRRSGATAVQGELPSPLAPPPGCPFHPRCPMAQAICRQEVPELELRGGHWPAACHFAAPVEAPADLSRQDISLP; the protein is encoded by the coding sequence ATGAGCACACCCGGCGACATTCTCCTGCGGGCTCAGAGCCTGAGAAAATCCTTCTCCTTGCAACGAACCTTGCAGGATGTTCTGCAACGGCGCCCCAAGCGGCTGCTCCGGGCCGTCAATGGCGTCAGCTTCGATGTCCGGCGCGGCGAAACGCTCGGGATCGTGGGCGAGTCTGGATGCGGAAAGTCGACGCTCGCACGATGCTTGGTGCGGCTTCACGAGCCTGACAGCGGCACTCTGACCTTCAACGAGCAGGACGTGCTCGCCTTATCGGGCCCCGAGCGGCGGACGTATAACCGTCGGGTCCAGATGATTTTTCAGGATCCCTACAGTTCGCTCAACCCGCGTCTGACGGTCCGCCAATGTCTCGCGGAGGCTCTCTCGGTCCATAGAATTGTTCCGGCGTCAGAAATCAACGCACGCGTGGATCGCCTCTTGGACCTCGTCCATCTGCCTCGCGAAGCGGCGGACCGCTACCCGCACGAGTTTTCCGGCGGCCAGCGCCAACGCATCGGCATCGCGCGTGCCCTGGCGGTGGAGCCAGAAATCATCATCGCCGACGAGCCGGTCTCCGCGCTCGACGTCTCGGTCCAGGCCCAGATCGTGAACCTGCTTCTGGAGTTGCAGAACGAGCTTGGGCTTGCGCTGATTTTCATCACGCATGACCTGCGCCTCGTCCATCACATCGCCCACCGGATCGCCGTCATGTACCTCGGGGCCATCATGGAAATCGGGCCGACGGAGGACATCTTCGCCTCCGCGCGGCACCCCTATACCCGTGCGCTTCTCGCCGCTGTGCCCAGACTCGTGCCGGGTCGCCGCTCGGGCGCGACCGCCGTCCAGGGCGAGCTTCCGAGCCCGCTCGCCCCGCCACCCGGATGTCCGTTCCATCCGCGCTGTCCCATGGCGCAGGCGATCTGCCGACAGGAGGTGCCAGAGCTGGAGTTGCGGGGTGGCCACTGGCCGGCAGCCTGCCACTTCGCAGCCCCCGTCGAAGCGCCCGCCGATCTCTCCCGCCAGGACATCTCACTGCCATGA
- a CDS encoding ABC transporter ATP-binding protein produces the protein MMVGVEPLLRVSGLHVSFETSRGSIRAVDGVDLEVRTGEVLGLVGESGSGKSVTLRSITRILHPNARVKGQVFWRGEDLLHMPETRLHAVRGAEIAMIFQEPMTALNPVLPIGLQIDEALVAHTSLSRAARRKRAIELLGLVGIPSAAERLGNYPHEFSGGMRQRAMIAIALAAEPKLLLADEPTTALDVTIQDQILKLLLRLVDELGMAMILVTHDLGVVAETCSQVAVMYAGRIAEAGPVEALFHHPRHAYTHALLNSMPDSTAARVALKPIPGQPPRLDRPIPGCPFIPRCTWATPPCEVQPPLVPVAPGHVSACTAAHRLPSRIVPV, from the coding sequence ATGATGGTCGGCGTTGAACCCCTGCTCCGTGTCAGCGGCCTGCACGTCTCGTTCGAGACGAGCCGCGGCTCCATCAGGGCTGTGGACGGCGTCGATCTCGAGGTCAGGACGGGCGAGGTCCTCGGACTGGTTGGCGAGTCGGGATCCGGCAAGAGCGTCACGCTCCGATCGATCACCAGGATCCTGCACCCGAACGCACGTGTGAAGGGCCAGGTGTTCTGGCGCGGCGAGGATCTGCTGCATATGCCTGAGACGCGTCTTCACGCCGTGCGTGGCGCCGAGATCGCCATGATCTTTCAGGAGCCGATGACCGCGCTGAATCCCGTCCTTCCCATCGGGCTTCAGATCGACGAAGCGCTCGTCGCTCACACGAGCTTGAGCCGCGCGGCACGGCGCAAGCGGGCAATCGAGCTTCTGGGCCTCGTCGGCATTCCGTCGGCGGCGGAACGACTGGGCAACTACCCGCACGAATTTTCGGGCGGGATGCGCCAGCGCGCCATGATCGCCATCGCGCTGGCGGCAGAACCCAAGCTCCTTCTCGCAGACGAGCCGACAACGGCCCTTGACGTCACGATCCAAGATCAGATCCTCAAGCTTCTCCTCCGGCTCGTCGATGAGCTGGGTATGGCCATGATCCTCGTGACGCACGATCTCGGCGTTGTCGCCGAGACCTGCAGCCAGGTCGCGGTCATGTATGCGGGACGGATCGCAGAGGCAGGCCCGGTCGAAGCCCTCTTTCATCATCCACGCCACGCCTACACTCACGCCTTGCTGAACTCTATGCCAGACAGCACCGCGGCCCGGGTCGCCCTGAAGCCCATCCCTGGACAGCCGCCCCGATTGGACCGGCCCATCCCGGGCTGCCCTTTCATTCCACGCTGCACATGGGCGACTCCTCCCTGCGAGGTGCAGCCGCCTCTCGTCCCGGTCGCGCCCGGCCATGTCTCAGCCTGTACGGCCGCCCATCGTCTGCCGAGTCGGATCGTCCCTGTATGA
- a CDS encoding ABC transporter permease encodes MIAATLSRRLKRPPASAIVGFVILFLVLLCAVAPQLVAPYDPLAFDFAALLQPPTWAHPFGTDQFGRDILSRVIAASQIDLQIAFFATIGPIIVGSLVGLLVGYFGGVPDAIFGRIVDLVVTFPFLVLVIAIVAVLGPGLINMYIAIGVVGWVFYARLMRAEVLVQRQNEYVAAARVLGYSVPRILFRHILPNAIRPVIVYWVTDMALAILLGSSLGYLGLGAQPPTAEWGVLVADGKNFFTQAPWMCFFPGLAVVVCGLGFSLTGDGLADLLDVKR; translated from the coding sequence ATGATCGCCGCAACGCTCTCGCGGCGCCTCAAGCGCCCACCGGCCTCGGCCATCGTCGGGTTCGTAATCCTTTTCCTCGTTCTGCTTTGCGCCGTGGCACCGCAGCTGGTGGCGCCTTATGACCCTCTGGCCTTCGATTTCGCGGCTCTGCTGCAGCCCCCGACATGGGCACATCCCTTCGGCACCGATCAGTTCGGGCGCGATATTCTCTCGCGCGTCATCGCGGCCTCTCAGATCGATCTGCAGATCGCCTTCTTCGCCACCATCGGCCCCATCATCGTGGGCAGCCTCGTCGGTCTCTTGGTCGGCTATTTCGGCGGCGTGCCGGATGCCATCTTCGGCCGGATCGTGGATCTCGTGGTGACGTTCCCGTTTCTCGTTCTCGTCATCGCCATCGTGGCGGTGCTCGGGCCGGGCCTCATCAACATGTACATCGCCATCGGCGTGGTGGGCTGGGTGTTTTACGCCCGACTTATGCGGGCCGAGGTCCTGGTGCAGCGCCAGAACGAGTACGTGGCGGCAGCCCGCGTGCTCGGCTACAGCGTGCCGCGCATCCTGTTTCGCCATATCCTGCCGAATGCGATCCGCCCCGTGATCGTCTACTGGGTCACCGACATGGCCCTCGCGATCCTGCTGGGATCGAGCCTCGGTTATCTCGGCCTGGGAGCGCAGCCTCCGACAGCCGAATGGGGCGTGCTCGTGGCGGATGGCAAGAACTTCTTCACCCAGGCACCGTGGATGTGCTTCTTCCCCGGCCTCGCGGTCGTGGTCTGCGGGCTTGGATTCAGTCTCACCGGCGACGGACTCGCCGATCTTCTCGACGTGAAGCGATGA
- a CDS encoding ABC transporter permease: MHRATYVATRLLQMIPTLLLIGVAVFIIARLLPGDSVSAMLGDRATDEAIQRLTRQLGLDQSIFAQFIAFLQAIGRGEFGTSLAFRVPVTSLIAERLPVTLMLTGLATLIAIILSVPLAFCAALQANRWPDLLIRSVFQVGLSSPIFFVGLVLLTVFAAWLHIFPVGGYGEGFLDNLHHLFLPALTLALSFAAVIMRSLRASILQVLRAEFVDFAKAKGLSGRIILFRHVMRNALIATVTLIGLHIGQLLGGAVITESVFAVPGVGRLMVDSIFARDYPVIQSLTLVLALLVSIAFLVTDIIQMWLDPRVGRS; encoded by the coding sequence GTGCATAGAGCGACTTACGTTGCGACCCGTTTGCTGCAGATGATCCCAACCCTGTTGCTGATCGGGGTCGCCGTATTCATCATTGCCCGCTTGCTGCCTGGCGACTCCGTCTCCGCCATGCTCGGCGACAGGGCCACCGATGAAGCCATCCAACGACTGACGCGCCAGCTCGGTCTGGATCAGTCGATCTTTGCCCAGTTCATCGCGTTTCTGCAGGCCATCGGGCGCGGCGAGTTCGGCACATCCCTGGCCTTTCGTGTTCCTGTGACCAGCCTCATTGCCGAGCGGCTCCCGGTTACGCTCATGCTGACCGGGCTGGCGACGCTGATCGCAATCATTCTGTCCGTGCCCCTGGCCTTTTGCGCTGCCCTGCAGGCCAACCGCTGGCCGGACCTCCTGATCCGCTCCGTTTTTCAGGTGGGGCTTTCGTCACCCATATTCTTTGTCGGACTGGTTCTGCTCACGGTGTTCGCTGCCTGGTTGCATATCTTCCCCGTCGGCGGCTATGGGGAGGGTTTCCTCGACAACCTGCACCATCTTTTCTTACCAGCCCTGACGCTGGCTCTGAGCTTCGCCGCCGTGATCATGCGCAGCCTGCGGGCCTCCATTCTGCAGGTACTGCGGGCGGAGTTCGTGGATTTCGCCAAGGCCAAGGGCCTTTCAGGCCGCATCATCCTGTTCCGGCACGTGATGCGCAATGCCCTGATCGCCACCGTCACCCTCATCGGCCTCCATATCGGCCAGCTCCTCGGCGGCGCCGTCATCACGGAGAGCGTCTTTGCCGTGCCGGGTGTCGGACGCCTGATGGTCGACAGCATCTTCGCCAGGGACTACCCGGTGATCCAGAGCCTGACCCTCGTCCTCGCGCTCCTGGTCTCCATTGCTTTTCTCGTCACCGACATCATCCAGATGTGGCTGGATCCCAGGGTGGGCCGCTCATGA
- a CDS encoding ABC transporter substrate-binding protein, translating into MGSLFPKLGLAAAGLAASLLAGTAVEAATRGGKMIYGRYADSLFLDPVLNDANVDIWVLTNLYDTLLAPTPDGQNVQPGLATKWDLTDDGKSVVLSLRPNVKFADGTPLTTEDVKWSLDRARDPKAGAWNSSLSSIDSIEVKDPGAIVLRLKHPDPTILPALATFNSAILPQKLFEATPGASPEDKAKAFAEKPIGTGPFLMTEWKRGVSMKLKRNPYYWKQGEDGKPLPYLDELEFQTIPDDATRLLKLKAGEIDGTEFIPYARVQELKNDPNLRMELWPSTRVAYLTMNVRPTLKDGKPNPLSNEKVRQALNYAVNKNAVIQITTLGLGKPLQSFMSSTTPLFYGPAPLYNNDAAKAKALMNEAGFGNGFEMSCLALSGNGDDTNNLTAVQQMWSQLGVKLRIDQVDNATRTARYREGDFQCRTSAWTNDISDPSQITSYFAYFPNIESLHSGFQNKRIDELFLKSQQENNLEARRAQYKEIQEIYNSAAPIIYLYETPYPVAFRKNAKGFVQIPLGNNLFEAAYVEK; encoded by the coding sequence ATGGGATCGCTCTTTCCAAAGCTTGGACTGGCCGCAGCAGGATTAGCTGCCTCTCTACTTGCCGGCACGGCCGTGGAGGCCGCGACACGCGGCGGCAAGATGATCTACGGGCGCTATGCCGACTCTCTTTTCCTAGACCCGGTTCTGAACGACGCCAATGTCGATATCTGGGTCTTGACGAACCTTTACGACACGCTGCTTGCACCAACACCGGACGGTCAAAATGTCCAGCCGGGCCTGGCGACAAAGTGGGACCTGACCGATGACGGGAAATCCGTCGTTCTCAGCCTGCGGCCGAATGTGAAATTCGCCGACGGAACCCCGCTCACCACCGAGGACGTAAAATGGTCCCTCGACCGCGCCCGCGACCCGAAGGCCGGCGCCTGGAACTCATCCCTTTCATCCATCGACTCCATCGAGGTCAAGGATCCAGGAGCGATCGTCCTGAGGCTGAAGCATCCGGATCCGACCATCCTTCCGGCCCTTGCCACCTTCAATAGCGCGATCCTGCCCCAGAAGCTGTTCGAAGCGACTCCCGGAGCAAGCCCGGAAGACAAGGCCAAGGCTTTCGCCGAAAAGCCGATCGGCACGGGTCCTTTCCTCATGACGGAGTGGAAGCGCGGCGTTTCGATGAAACTGAAGCGCAATCCGTATTACTGGAAACAGGGCGAGGATGGGAAACCTCTGCCCTATCTCGATGAGCTCGAATTCCAAACCATTCCCGACGACGCAACGCGCCTTTTGAAGCTGAAGGCCGGTGAGATCGATGGCACGGAGTTCATTCCCTATGCCCGGGTCCAGGAACTGAAGAACGACCCCAATCTTCGCATGGAGCTCTGGCCCTCCACGCGTGTCGCCTACCTGACCATGAACGTGAGGCCGACCTTGAAGGACGGCAAGCCCAACCCGCTGTCGAACGAGAAGGTGCGGCAAGCGCTCAATTATGCCGTCAACAAGAACGCCGTCATCCAGATCACGACCCTGGGCCTTGGCAAGCCGCTGCAGTCGTTCATGTCCTCGACGACGCCCCTCTTCTACGGTCCGGCGCCGCTCTACAACAACGATGCGGCGAAGGCTAAGGCGTTGATGAACGAAGCGGGCTTCGGCAATGGCTTCGAAATGTCGTGCCTTGCTCTCTCGGGCAATGGCGACGATACAAACAATCTCACAGCCGTTCAGCAGATGTGGAGCCAGCTCGGAGTGAAGCTCCGGATCGACCAGGTTGACAACGCGACCCGCACGGCGCGCTACCGCGAGGGCGATTTCCAGTGCCGCACGTCAGCCTGGACAAACGACATCTCCGATCCGAGCCAGATCACGTCCTACTTCGCCTATTTCCCGAACATCGAGTCGCTGCACTCCGGTTTCCAGAACAAGCGCATCGACGAGCTGTTCCTCAAGAGCCAGCAGGAGAACAACCTGGAGGCCCGCAGGGCGCAGTACAAGGAGATCCAGGAGATCTACAACAGCGCGGCCCCCATCATCTATCTCTACGAGACGCCTTATCCGGTTGCCTTCCGGAAGAATGCCAAGGGGTTCGTGCAGATCCCGCTCGGCAACAACCTGTTCGAGGCAGCCTACGTCGAGAAGTAA
- a CDS encoding GntR family transcriptional regulator → MVAAALDRTLPVPLGVQLRGLIEYGVACGEFAPGTQLPSVREFAEASGLAPMTVSGVYKTLREAGLIVTRPGAGTFVAQPARDTVQTIDAMQRIEASMDALLAEAEAVGVAADELAALLNARIARVKARKLRPVRITMVGVFKEATRAYAADIRRQLRDHDVIDPLTIDQLRSSPERNGRTDLYVTLANRRQEVEALVTPASPVISISFIPSEKTRTRLAGIDPVARIGIVSVFPEFLALMKPGVLRFTPHVQSVAVALADDPDLNAFLNRVDVVVYATGAEGVLDQVSPNAQAIEYRHVPDPHAVQRELLPVIERLRAGLPLKETSA, encoded by the coding sequence ATGGTTGCCGCCGCATTGGACAGAACCCTTCCTGTTCCCCTTGGGGTCCAGCTTCGCGGCCTCATTGAATATGGGGTTGCCTGCGGTGAATTCGCGCCAGGAACCCAGCTTCCCTCCGTCCGGGAATTCGCCGAAGCGAGTGGGCTGGCGCCGATGACAGTCTCCGGAGTCTACAAGACGCTGCGCGAGGCTGGCCTGATCGTGACCCGTCCGGGGGCCGGCACCTTTGTGGCCCAGCCTGCTCGGGACACGGTCCAGACGATCGATGCCATGCAACGCATCGAAGCCAGCATGGACGCGCTTCTGGCGGAGGCCGAAGCGGTGGGTGTCGCGGCGGATGAACTCGCAGCCTTGCTCAATGCCCGGATTGCCCGGGTCAAGGCGCGCAAGCTCCGGCCGGTCCGGATCACGATGGTCGGCGTGTTCAAGGAAGCCACCAGGGCCTACGCGGCCGACATCCGGCGCCAGCTGCGGGATCACGACGTGATCGATCCGCTCACGATCGATCAACTGCGCTCCTCCCCGGAGCGCAACGGACGCACCGACCTTTACGTGACCTTGGCCAATCGGCGCCAGGAGGTTGAGGCTCTGGTCACGCCAGCCAGCCCTGTCATCAGCATCAGCTTCATCCCGTCGGAGAAAACCCGCACGCGTCTGGCCGGCATCGACCCGGTTGCGCGCATCGGGATCGTCTCGGTGTTCCCTGAGTTCCTGGCCTTGATGAAGCCAGGTGTCCTTCGGTTCACTCCGCATGTACAGAGCGTCGCAGTCGCGTTGGCTGACGACCCCGATCTGAATGCCTTCCTCAATCGTGTCGATGTGGTGGTCTACGCCACGGGCGCCGAAGGCGTGCTCGATCAGGTTTCGCCAAATGCTCAAGCGATCGAGTACCGGCATGTGCCTGATCCGCATGCGGTGCAGCGTGAGCTTCTCCCCGTCATCGAGCGATTGCGCGCCGGCCTGCCTCTAAAGGAGACTTCAGCTTGA
- a CDS encoding creatininase family protein: MKIADMNWMQVEAYLRGDDRCVVPIGSTEQHAQLSLCVDAILAERVAVEAAEPLGTPVFPVMPYGLAPYFIAFPGTVSLRVETLLAVMRDVIASVRHAGFRRVLIVNGHGGNAPVGALAQELMAKYTDMSIKFHNWWSAPRTWAEVQAIDTSGSHANWMENFPWTRLANVSHPEGPKAPPDRELMRVSPPEEARRLLGDGSFGGNYQKPDEAMLKVWEAGVLETRELLEGPWPGTR, from the coding sequence TTGAAAATTGCGGACATGAACTGGATGCAGGTGGAGGCCTACCTGCGAGGAGATGATCGCTGCGTTGTTCCGATCGGTTCGACGGAACAGCATGCGCAGCTTTCCCTCTGCGTTGATGCCATTCTGGCGGAGCGGGTCGCCGTCGAGGCGGCCGAGCCCCTGGGCACTCCGGTCTTTCCGGTGATGCCTTACGGACTGGCTCCGTATTTTATCGCCTTCCCGGGCACTGTGTCTTTGCGTGTGGAAACTCTGCTCGCCGTCATGCGCGACGTGATCGCCTCCGTGCGCCATGCAGGGTTCCGCCGCGTGCTGATCGTCAACGGCCATGGCGGAAATGCCCCTGTGGGTGCATTGGCCCAGGAGCTGATGGCGAAGTACACCGACATGTCGATCAAGTTCCACAACTGGTGGAGTGCGCCGAGGACATGGGCGGAGGTTCAGGCCATCGATACATCAGGATCGCACGCCAACTGGATGGAGAACTTCCCTTGGACGCGTCTGGCGAATGTCTCACATCCCGAAGGCCCCAAAGCGCCGCCGGATCGGGAACTCATGCGCGTCTCACCGCCTGAGGAGGCTCGGCGCCTTCTGGGCGACGGCAGCTTCGGAGGCAACTATCAGAAACCGGACGAGGCGATGCTCAAGGTCTGGGAGGCGGGCGTCCTGGAAACCCGTGAATTGCTGGAGGGACCATGGCCGGGGACGCGCTGA
- a CDS encoding ketopantoate reductase family protein — protein sequence MAGDALTEPVVIWGAGAIGGTLGAYWARAGVPVLLVDLDVDHVEACRTQGLQIEGPIDTFTQVIPAAAPGELAGTYGKIVLAVKAHQTVDALAALKPHLREDGYVLSAQNGLNEITIAQTIGIFPSTLSRGLSPHANPSRPPCSHCHRCCPRDWARHRENLPRRGRSCPSRRH from the coding sequence ATGGCCGGGGACGCGCTGACCGAGCCGGTCGTCATCTGGGGAGCGGGAGCCATCGGAGGCACACTCGGCGCCTATTGGGCGAGAGCGGGCGTGCCCGTCCTTCTCGTTGATCTGGACGTCGACCATGTCGAGGCCTGCCGTACGCAAGGCCTGCAGATTGAAGGGCCGATCGACACTTTCACCCAGGTCATACCGGCCGCGGCGCCGGGTGAGCTGGCAGGCACCTACGGCAAGATCGTTCTCGCTGTGAAGGCGCATCAGACAGTTGATGCGCTCGCTGCCCTGAAGCCTCACCTTCGCGAGGACGGCTATGTCCTGTCGGCTCAAAACGGGCTCAACGAGATCACGATTGCGCAGACCATCGGCATCTTTCCTTCAACACTCTCAAGGGGCTTATCGCCACATGCAAATCCGTCTCGACCACCGTGTAGTCATTGTCACCGGTGCTGCCCAAGGGATTGGGCGCGCCATCGCGAAAACCTTCCTCGACGCGGGCGCTCGTGTCCATCTCGCCGACATTGA